The proteins below are encoded in one region of Qipengyuania sp. HL-TH1:
- a CDS encoding GGDEF domain-containing protein has protein sequence MQSDHAAKVMAFLERHRLPPSPQNYTLAYIALNDAGSPMGRAVEAIIAEGYRIKQDEADEIFDRHGGIAIFGSQERNDGELTAHLRHQAIKLGELASSAADATGAFARELSEEAGAFSGDSSNTLSIVARMIEQSLDTQTRLTAAMDEVKALREELEAARHDAQRDELTGLANRRAIDGYLGELAAKGEPRIIALCDIDHFKSVNDRYGHNVGDRVIKLVADTLDDACSPHFVGRWGGEEFIVVIPSGEAAAAVKLLDFARSELADKEFKLRETDEPMGLISFSGGVALATGGAEANAASLRQADQALYRAKAAGRNCILCA, from the coding sequence ATGCAGTCCGATCATGCGGCGAAGGTGATGGCGTTCCTCGAACGCCACCGGCTGCCGCCCTCCCCGCAGAATTATACGCTCGCCTATATCGCGCTGAACGACGCGGGCTCGCCCATGGGCCGCGCGGTCGAGGCGATTATCGCCGAAGGCTACCGCATCAAGCAGGACGAGGCGGACGAGATTTTCGATCGCCATGGCGGGATCGCGATATTCGGGTCGCAGGAACGCAATGACGGCGAATTGACCGCGCATCTGCGGCACCAGGCGATCAAGCTGGGCGAACTCGCGTCCTCGGCAGCCGATGCCACCGGCGCCTTCGCGCGTGAACTGAGCGAAGAGGCGGGCGCATTTTCGGGCGACAGCAGCAATACGCTGTCCATCGTCGCGCGGATGATCGAGCAATCGCTCGACACGCAGACCCGGCTGACCGCGGCGATGGACGAGGTCAAGGCGCTGCGCGAGGAGCTCGAGGCGGCGCGCCACGATGCCCAGCGCGACGAATTGACCGGCCTAGCCAATCGCCGGGCGATCGACGGCTATCTCGGCGAACTCGCGGCGAAAGGCGAACCGCGGATCATCGCGCTGTGCGACATCGATCACTTCAAATCGGTCAACGACCGCTATGGCCACAATGTCGGCGACCGCGTGATCAAGCTGGTTGCGGATACGCTGGACGACGCCTGCAGCCCGCATTTCGTCGGCCGGTGGGGCGGCGAGGAATTCATCGTCGTCATTCCGTCCGGCGAAGCGGCCGCGGCGGTCAAGCTGCTCGATTTCGCCCGCAGCGAATTGGCCGACAAGGAATTCAAGCTACGCGAGACCGACGAGCCGATGGGGCTGATCTCGTTCTCGGGCGGCGTCGCACTGGCCACCGGCGGGGCCGAGGCCAATGCGGCATCGCTGCGGCAGGCGGACCAGGCGCTTTATCGCGCCAAGGCCGCGGGCCGCAATTGCATCCTGTGCGCCTGA
- a CDS encoding SDR family NAD(P)-dependent oxidoreductase, which yields MNLEDLFSLKGRVALVTGGSRGIGKMIVEGFLAAGIDRVYISARKINEIEETCAELGDRVIGIQGDLSTIDGIEALVEELSGRESKLDILVNNAGAAWGVDYLDFPEAGWDKVMDLNVKTPFFLTQKLHKLLTAAASADKPGKVINITSIDGQRVNPWETYSYQASKAALIHLTRRMAARLVKDHVYVTSLAPGAFPSNMNRAARDHEDASAAGIPSKRVGDKFDMGGTAVYLASRAGDYTIGETLTVDGGIVNALLPTHFAEPS from the coding sequence ATGAACCTAGAAGACCTGTTCAGCCTCAAGGGGCGCGTTGCGCTGGTGACTGGCGGCAGCCGCGGCATCGGCAAGATGATTGTCGAGGGATTCCTCGCCGCGGGCATCGACCGCGTCTATATCAGCGCGCGCAAGATCAACGAGATCGAGGAAACCTGCGCCGAACTGGGCGACCGGGTGATCGGCATCCAGGGCGATCTGTCGACCATCGACGGGATCGAGGCTTTGGTCGAGGAACTGTCGGGCCGCGAAAGCAAGCTCGACATTCTCGTCAACAACGCCGGGGCTGCCTGGGGCGTCGACTATCTCGACTTCCCCGAAGCGGGCTGGGACAAGGTCATGGACCTCAACGTCAAGACGCCGTTCTTCCTCACGCAGAAGCTGCACAAGCTGCTGACGGCCGCGGCCAGCGCGGACAAGCCGGGCAAGGTGATCAACATCACCTCGATCGATGGCCAGCGCGTCAATCCGTGGGAAACCTACAGCTACCAGGCATCGAAGGCCGCGCTGATCCATCTGACGCGGCGCATGGCTGCGCGGCTGGTCAAGGATCACGTCTATGTCACCAGCCTCGCACCGGGGGCCTTCCCGTCGAACATGAACCGCGCGGCGCGCGACCACGAAGACGCGAGCGCGGCGGGCATTCCGTCGAAGCGCGTGGGCGACAAGTTCGATATGGGCGGCACCGCGGTCTATCTCGCCAGCCGCGCGGGCGATTATACGATCGGCGAAACGCTCACCGTCGATGGCGGGATCGTCAACGCCCTGCTGCCGACCCACTTCGCCGAACCCAGCTAA
- a CDS encoding acyl-CoA dehydrogenase family protein, which produces MPLYYDDDQAMLADSASQFMAEEGSTKKQLRHWRDRDCKDGFGHALWQQFAEMGFTGMLVDEDDGGLGMGQVEANIVLEEIGRNLTPSPFMASSVLAATALKHGSNDMKGRWLPHLISGEKVYSVAIDEGAKHRPERIACKAEKSGNGFKLSGKKDFVVYGASSEMIVVAARTSGSDSDKDGVTLFAVPQDAAGMSHDSVRLVDSSMASHVTFDNVELDGDAVIGEVDGGRAVLDAMLVAGRVGSAAEGVGVARGAMDMTVDYLKQRKQFGKVIGEFQALQHRAAHLYSEVEIARAVTVKAAQLVDGGSEKADLMASVAKAKVAKVAGLAVREGVQMHGGIGMTDEYDIGLYMKRDRALQEFLGDQYYHAGRVAELSGY; this is translated from the coding sequence ATGCCTCTTTATTACGACGACGACCAGGCGATGCTGGCCGATTCCGCAAGCCAGTTCATGGCCGAGGAAGGATCGACCAAGAAGCAGCTGCGCCATTGGCGCGACCGCGACTGCAAGGATGGTTTCGGCCACGCGCTGTGGCAGCAATTCGCCGAAATGGGGTTCACCGGCATGCTGGTGGACGAAGATGACGGCGGGCTCGGCATGGGCCAGGTCGAAGCCAATATCGTGCTCGAGGAAATCGGTCGCAATCTGACCCCTTCGCCCTTCATGGCGTCCTCCGTGCTCGCGGCCACTGCACTGAAGCACGGCAGCAACGATATGAAGGGCCGCTGGCTGCCGCACCTCATCTCGGGCGAGAAAGTCTATTCGGTCGCCATCGACGAAGGCGCGAAGCACCGTCCCGAACGCATCGCCTGCAAGGCGGAAAAGTCGGGCAATGGCTTCAAGCTGTCGGGCAAGAAGGACTTCGTGGTCTATGGCGCCAGCAGCGAGATGATCGTCGTTGCCGCGCGCACCTCGGGCAGCGATAGCGACAAGGACGGCGTGACGCTGTTCGCCGTACCGCAGGATGCCGCCGGGATGAGCCACGACAGCGTCCGGTTGGTCGACAGTTCGATGGCCAGCCATGTCACCTTCGACAATGTCGAACTCGACGGCGATGCGGTGATCGGCGAGGTCGATGGCGGCCGCGCCGTGCTCGATGCCATGCTGGTCGCGGGCCGGGTCGGCTCGGCTGCGGAAGGCGTGGGCGTGGCCCGCGGCGCGATGGACATGACCGTCGACTACCTCAAGCAGCGCAAGCAGTTCGGCAAGGTAATCGGCGAATTCCAGGCGCTGCAGCACCGCGCCGCGCATCTCTATTCCGAAGTCGAGATCGCCCGCGCGGTCACCGTCAAGGCCGCGCAGCTGGTCGATGGCGGCAGCGAGAAGGCCGATCTGATGGCTTCGGTCGCCAAGGCCAAGGTCGCCAAGGTCGCCGGTCTGGCCGTGCGCGAAGGCGTGCAGATGCACGGCGGCATCGGCATGACCGACGAATACGACATCGGCCTCTATATGAAGCGCGACCGCGCGCTGCAGGAATTCCTCGGCGACCAGTATTACCATGCCGGCCGTGTCGCGGAGCTCAGCGGCTACTAG
- a CDS encoding acyl-CoA dehydrogenase family protein: protein MSDSALEAFRAETRAWLEANCPPEMREPVRDEDDVYWGGRNATFKNDAQKAWFEVCRDKGYTVPAWPKDYGGAGLSPAEAKVLREEMTRIGARPPLSSFGIWMLGPALLHFGTEGQKQRFLNEIARGEIRWCQGYSEPGSGSDLVSLQTYGEDKGDHWVVNGQKVWTSYADKADWIFCLVRTDKDNKYQGITFMLYDMASEGVATKPILLISGNSPFCETFFDDVKVPKSYGEDVPAQVGEVNRGWDVAKYLLGHEREMISGADGGNTGTIGAALARANGDIDPVLRAELAQFDVDALAYGAMGEKFLDEIKVGKAHPAQPNMMKYAGTELNKRRHELMMAAGGSTALEWDSEETGGGKPSRNWLRTKANSIEGGTSEVMLNVISKRILDLPGA, encoded by the coding sequence ATGTCCGACAGCGCCCTTGAAGCCTTCCGCGCGGAAACGCGCGCATGGCTCGAAGCGAATTGCCCGCCCGAAATGCGCGAACCCGTCCGCGACGAGGACGATGTCTATTGGGGTGGCCGCAACGCAACCTTCAAGAACGATGCGCAGAAAGCCTGGTTCGAGGTCTGCCGCGACAAGGGCTATACCGTCCCCGCCTGGCCCAAGGATTATGGCGGTGCCGGGTTGTCACCTGCCGAAGCCAAGGTGCTGCGCGAGGAAATGACCCGCATCGGCGCGCGTCCGCCATTGTCCAGCTTCGGCATCTGGATGCTCGGCCCCGCGCTGCTGCATTTCGGCACCGAAGGCCAGAAGCAGCGCTTCCTCAATGAAATCGCGCGCGGCGAAATCCGCTGGTGCCAGGGCTATTCGGAACCGGGTTCGGGCTCGGACCTCGTGTCGCTGCAGACCTATGGCGAAGACAAGGGCGATCACTGGGTGGTCAACGGCCAGAAGGTGTGGACCTCCTATGCCGACAAGGCCGACTGGATCTTCTGCCTCGTCCGCACCGACAAGGACAACAAGTACCAGGGCATCACCTTCATGCTCTACGACATGGCGAGCGAAGGCGTGGCGACCAAGCCGATCCTGCTGATCAGCGGCAACAGCCCGTTCTGCGAAACCTTCTTCGACGATGTGAAGGTGCCCAAGAGCTATGGTGAAGACGTGCCCGCCCAGGTCGGCGAGGTGAACCGCGGCTGGGACGTGGCGAAATATCTGCTCGGCCACGAACGTGAGATGATCTCGGGCGCCGATGGCGGCAACACCGGGACCATCGGCGCCGCACTGGCGCGCGCCAATGGCGACATCGACCCGGTACTGCGCGCCGAACTGGCGCAGTTCGACGTCGATGCGCTGGCCTATGGCGCGATGGGCGAGAAATTCCTCGACGAGATCAAGGTCGGCAAGGCGCACCCCGCGCAGCCGAACATGATGAAATACGCCGGGACCGAGCTGAACAAGCGCCGCCACGAACTGATGATGGCAGCGGGCGGTTCGACCGCGCTCGAATGGGACAGCGAGGAGACCGGCGGCGGCAAGCCATCGCGCAACTGGCTGCGCACCAAGGCGAACAGCATCGAGGGCGGCACGTCTGAAGTCATGCTCAACGTCATTTCCAAACGTATTCTCGACCTGCCGGGAGCCTGA
- a CDS encoding SDR family oxidoreductase: MRFSGKTVVVTGAASGIGAAATALFAGEGAVVFASDIDVAGGQQLAADSKGDVRFVECDVCDPAAIKALMDRAAEETGGIDTLFNNAGAGGAREGIDEVEPDAWDRTMDLLLRSVAMGIRYAVPHMKHRKGASIVNVSSVAAVGPGYSPTTYAVAKAGVLHLTKCAATDLAQHGIRVNAVQPGFINTNIFTSSLEMTGEMKTMAKAAIAQMSSNAQPVARGGQAIDIANAVAFLASEEAGFMTGASLIVDGGITLGPRHSWDPEEPRLFAALEAMEEQAKKAAQPAA; encoded by the coding sequence ATGCGATTCTCGGGAAAGACCGTCGTCGTGACGGGCGCGGCATCGGGTATCGGCGCGGCGGCAACTGCCTTGTTCGCGGGCGAAGGCGCGGTGGTTTTCGCCAGCGATATCGATGTCGCGGGCGGCCAGCAGCTCGCCGCCGATAGCAAGGGCGATGTCCGCTTCGTCGAATGCGACGTGTGCGATCCGGCGGCGATCAAGGCGCTGATGGACCGTGCCGCGGAAGAAACCGGCGGGATCGACACGCTGTTCAACAATGCCGGTGCAGGCGGTGCGCGCGAGGGGATCGACGAGGTCGAGCCCGACGCGTGGGACCGGACGATGGACCTGCTGCTGCGCTCGGTGGCGATGGGCATCCGCTATGCGGTGCCGCATATGAAACACCGCAAGGGCGCCAGCATCGTCAATGTTTCCAGCGTGGCCGCAGTCGGCCCGGGCTATTCACCGACCACTTATGCAGTGGCCAAGGCGGGCGTGCTGCACCTGACCAAATGCGCCGCCACCGACCTGGCCCAGCACGGCATCCGCGTGAATGCGGTCCAGCCCGGCTTCATCAACACCAATATCTTCACCTCGAGCCTCGAGATGACCGGCGAGATGAAGACCATGGCCAAGGCGGCGATCGCGCAGATGTCGTCGAATGCGCAGCCAGTGGCGCGCGGCGGCCAGGCGATCGATATCGCCAATGCGGTGGCCTTCCTCGCCAGCGAGGAAGCCGGTTTCATGACCGGCGCATCGCTGATCGTCGACGGCGGGATCACGCTTGGCCCCCGGCATAGCTGGGATCCGGAGGAACCCCGGCTGTTCGCGGCGCTGGAAGCCATGGAAGAACAGGCGAAGAAGGCGGCGCAGCCCGCCGCCTGA
- a CDS encoding MFS transporter — protein sequence MPFVTGPLPQRLKLVHGFGAVAFGVKDSGFSFFLLPFYNLVLGVDASTVGAALATALLIDAIVDPLIGNLSDRTYTRWGRRLPWLYLAPWPLALLWTVLWSPPFTGTPGFWEIVALAVGVRLLLSACEVPSVSLVPEITDDYDDRTTLFRYRFLSGWLGGLLMMVLAFTVFLPTPASQLQPEGYASYGMFGAALMALAVIGSAAAQHHIVAQLPARRPPPFSIRGAFAEIFDAFREKAFVIFALGGLAAYVLQGMTFSITQYVNLYVWQFSELAFQLYPVALFLSVVLMFVIVGPLHRRWGKPKSAAIGALVGLVFYCGPYALYLAGAWPTPGTTASTALLYGFLVCANTASVVSIISATSMVAEIVEAFEERTGQRAEGTFYAGNWLVQKCATGGGILLTSLIVQSIDLAPGTPQAEVAPETVTRLVWLFMLVATALALVAAFWLSRFPISREQHEARVAARRSRDPDAAERDPLDEAARADPDGHTITP from the coding sequence ATGCCCTTCGTTACCGGCCCCCTCCCCCAGCGCCTCAAGCTGGTCCACGGCTTCGGTGCGGTGGCCTTCGGGGTCAAGGACAGCGGTTTCAGCTTCTTCCTGCTGCCGTTCTACAACCTCGTGCTGGGGGTCGATGCCAGCACGGTCGGCGCCGCGCTGGCGACGGCGCTGCTGATCGACGCGATCGTCGATCCGCTGATCGGCAATTTGTCCGACCGCACCTATACCCGCTGGGGCAGGCGGCTGCCGTGGCTTTATCTGGCGCCGTGGCCGCTCGCGCTATTGTGGACAGTGCTGTGGTCGCCGCCCTTTACCGGAACCCCGGGCTTCTGGGAGATCGTGGCGCTGGCGGTGGGCGTACGGCTGCTGCTGTCGGCTTGCGAAGTCCCCTCGGTCAGCCTCGTCCCCGAAATCACCGACGACTATGACGATCGTACCACGCTGTTCCGCTATCGCTTCCTCTCGGGTTGGCTCGGCGGGCTGCTGATGATGGTGCTGGCGTTCACCGTCTTCCTGCCCACGCCCGCTTCGCAGCTGCAGCCGGAAGGCTATGCCAGCTACGGCATGTTCGGCGCGGCGCTGATGGCACTGGCGGTGATCGGCTCGGCAGCGGCGCAGCACCATATCGTGGCGCAGCTCCCCGCGCGCCGCCCCCCGCCCTTCTCGATCCGCGGGGCCTTTGCCGAGATTTTCGATGCCTTTCGCGAAAAGGCGTTCGTCATCTTCGCGCTGGGCGGGCTGGCGGCCTATGTGCTGCAGGGCATGACCTTTTCGATCACGCAATATGTGAATCTCTACGTGTGGCAGTTTTCCGAACTTGCCTTCCAGCTTTACCCGGTCGCCCTGTTCCTTTCGGTGGTGCTGATGTTCGTCATCGTCGGCCCGCTGCACCGGCGCTGGGGCAAGCCCAAATCGGCGGCAATCGGCGCGCTGGTCGGGCTGGTCTTCTATTGCGGCCCCTATGCGCTTTACCTCGCCGGGGCCTGGCCGACGCCGGGCACCACCGCATCGACCGCGCTACTTTATGGCTTCCTGGTCTGCGCCAATACCGCCAGCGTGGTCTCGATCATCTCGGCCACCTCGATGGTCGCGGAAATCGTCGAGGCCTTCGAGGAACGCACCGGGCAGCGTGCCGAAGGCACGTTCTACGCGGGCAACTGGCTGGTTCAGAAATGCGCGACCGGCGGCGGCATCCTGCTGACCAGCCTGATCGTGCAGTCGATCGACCTGGCGCCCGGCACGCCGCAGGCCGAGGTTGCACCCGAAACCGTGACCCGGCTCGTATGGCTGTTCATGCTGGTGGCCACTGCGCTGGCGCTGGTGGCGGCGTTCTGGCTGTCGCGCTTCCCGATTTCACGCGAGCAGCACGAAGCGCGGGTGGCGGCGCGCCGGTCGCGCGATCCCGACGCGGCGGAGCGTGACCCGCTGGACGAGGCAGCCCGCGCCGACCCCGATGGACATACGATAACCCCCTGA